In Caldilineales bacterium, the genomic window ACGATGACGTGGCTCACAATGCCGGCCTCCTCATCCACCCCGACATGTTCGCCCAGATCTTCCCGCACCGCCTGCGCCGGCTGATCACCCCGGCCAAAGAGCGCGGCAAAGCGGTGGTCTTCCACTCGGATGGCAGGCTCGATCGCCTGCTGCCGCTGCTGCACAGCGCCGGTGTAGACGCCGTCCACCCGGTCGAGCCGGAAGCCAACGACATCCGGGAGCTCAAACACGAGTGGCAAGGCAAACTGGCCTTCATCGGCAATATCCCCACCTTGCTGCTGGCGCACGGCAACGCCGCCAGCATCGAGGAGCGTGTGCGCGTTCAGTGCCAGCAATTGGGGCCAGGCGGGGGCTATGTGCTTGGCAGCTCGACCAGCATCATGGAGGGCATCCCCCCGCGCAATTTCGTGACCATGACGCAGGCCGCGCACAAGTACGGCCGCTATGGCTCACTCGGCAGCCTGGCCTGGCAGTTCGACCCCGTGGTTTCGAGCAACGGCCGGGTGACGGCCGGCACGACGAAGGAGATGACAAGATGACACTCAGTTCTCGCCAGCGCGTGCTGACGGCGTTTTCGCACCAGGAACCGGATCGGACGCCCTGCTGGCTGGGCGCTTCGCCGGAATGGAAGCAATTGGCGCGCGACTACCTGGGCCTGGCCGACGACGAGGCCCTGCTGCACTACCTGGGCGATGACTTCCGCCGGGTGTTCAGCAAGTATGCCGGGCCGGACGAACGCAGCCCGGACAAGATGCTATCGCCCGAGGCCACCTGGCGCTCGCCCTTCGACATCGAACGACACGGCTATGGCTATGGCATGCCCCTGGTCAGTCCCTTGAAGAACGCCACCCTGGCCGAGGTCCACGCCTTCCCCTGGCCCGACCCGGAGTGGATGGACGTCTCGCACATCCGCGACGAGGCGCGGCAATACGAACACGAGTACGCCATCCTCGGCGGCGAATGGTCGCCCTTCTGGCACGATGCCATCGACCTGCTCGATTTCGACGGCCTCATCTACCAGATGTACGACGACCCGGAGGTGGTGGATGCGGTGATGATGTACACGTCCGAGTATTACCTAGCCGTCAGCAGGCGGATTTTCGAGGCCGTGGGCGACGCCATCGACATCTTTTTCATCGGCAACGACTTCGGCGCCCAGACCGGGCCGATGCTCAGCCCCCCGCTTTTCCGCCGCTTCGTCCTCCCACATCTGCAGAAATTCGCCGATCTCGGCCATGAATTTGGCAAGCGGGTGGTGCTGCACACCGACGGCTCGCTCCGCCCCCTCCTGCCCGACATGATCGCCATCGGTCTCGATGGCATCCAATCGGTGCAACCCTATTGCACCGGCATGGCGCTGGACGGCCTCAAGCGGGACTTTGGCCACGACCTGACCTTCATGGGCTGCGTCGATACCCAGGCCCTGATCGAGACCACGGCCGAGGGCGCCCGCCAGCTCACCCTGCGCACCCTGGAGACGATGATGCCCGGCGGCGGCTTCATCGCCTCGCCCAGCCACGATTACCTGCTCCCCGAAACCCCGGTCGAAAACGTCATCGTCATGTACGAGACGATCCGGGAGTGTGGGGAATATCGGTGATCGGAGATTAGAGATTGGAGATTGGAGATTGGAGATTGCCGATCCCCAATCTCTAATCTCTAATAACCAATAACCAATCCCAAAGGAGTCCCACCCATGAAACGCTACGGTCAAGTCATCGGCGTCAAACCAGAACGATTGGAGGAATACAAACGGTATCATGCTGCCGTCTGGCCGGAGATTTTGGATATGATCCGGCAGTGCAATATCGTCAATTACTCGATCTATTACAAAGAGGTAGCTCCAGGAATGCCGCTGCTTTTCGCCTTCTTCGAATATATTGGCGATGATTTTGACGCCGACATGGCCAAGATGGCTGCCGATCCCATGACGCAAAAGTGGTGGGATGTGATGATGCCCATGCAAGCGCCGGTGCCCTTGCGCGCAGATGGCGAATGGTGGGCGAATATGGAAGAAGTCTTCCATACAGATTGATATTGGTTATTGGTTATTGTTGTATGTCATTGCGAGGCCGTAGGCCGAAGCAATCCCAAACTTTCTCATGCGATTTGGGGATTGCTTCCTTGCACTAATAACAAGTAACCAATCTCCCCTTTCCAAAGGATGCTACACATGGAACGCTCCGCCAAAACATTAGCCAA contains:
- a CDS encoding uroporphyrinogen decarboxylase family protein; translation: MTLSSRQRVLTAFSHQEPDRTPCWLGASPEWKQLARDYLGLADDEALLHYLGDDFRRVFSKYAGPDERSPDKMLSPEATWRSPFDIERHGYGYGMPLVSPLKNATLAEVHAFPWPDPEWMDVSHIRDEARQYEHEYAILGGEWSPFWHDAIDLLDFDGLIYQMYDDPEVVDAVMMYTSEYYLAVSRRIFEAVGDAIDIFFIGNDFGAQTGPMLSPPLFRRFVLPHLQKFADLGHEFGKRVVLHTDGSLRPLLPDMIAIGLDGIQSVQPYCTGMALDGLKRDFGHDLTFMGCVDTQALIETTAEGARQLTLRTLETMMPGGGFIASPSHDYLLPETPVENVIVMYETIRECGEYR
- a CDS encoding L-rhamnose mutarotase produces the protein MKRYGQVIGVKPERLEEYKRYHAAVWPEILDMIRQCNIVNYSIYYKEVAPGMPLLFAFFEYIGDDFDADMAKMAADPMTQKWWDVMMPMQAPVPLRADGEWWANMEEVFHTD